ACGACACCATCGGCCTCGGCGCCCTCGTCTCGGCCGTCGGTCTCGCCCTCTTCCTGCCCGGCCCCATCGGTATGCTGGCCTGGGTCGGCGCCGAGTTCGCCAAGGCGCGCGCCTCCGCCGCGCGGATCGCCGACGTGCTGAGCGCTCCCGGCGAAACAGCCGGCGGCACCGCCGAGGTCGGCTCACCCGTCACCGGTGAACTGCGGCTGCACGGACTCGGCCACGGGGCGCTTCACTCCGTCGACCTGACCGTACGGCCCGGCGAACACCTCGGGATCGTCGTCACCGACCCCGCGCACGCGACGGTCCTCCTGAACTGCCTGGCCAGGCGCTGCGACCCGGACCGGGGCCGCGTCGAACTCGACGGCGTACCCCTCGCCGAACTGGCCCCCGCATCCCTGCGCTCGGCCCTGCTGGTGGCCGAGCACGACGCCCAGCTCTTCGACGGAACCCTCATGGACAACGTGACCGCGGCCGCACCCCCGGGAGCCGACCCCCGGCCCGCGATGGACGCGGCCGCCGTCGACGAAGTCGCCTCCGCCCTTCCCGGCGGCACGGACGGCCGGGTCGGCGAGCGCGGCAGCTCGCTCTCCGGCGGACAGCGCCAACGCGTCGCCCTGGCCCGCGCCCTGACCGCCGACCGCAGCGTCCTGGTCGTGCACGACCCGACGACCGCGGTGGACGCCGCGACCGAGGCCCGGATCGCCGCCGGAATCCGCCGCGCCCGCGCGGACCGGACCACGGTCCTGATCACCAGCAGCCCCGCGCTGCTCGCCGCCACCGACCGCGTCGTTCTGATCGACGGCGGCACCGTCACCGCCGAGGCCCCCCACGAGGACCTCGTACGCAACCATCCCGTCTACCGTGCGGCGGTACTCACATGACCACGGTCTCCGGCATACCGGCCCTCCCCGACAGCGACAGCGACACCGTGACCGAAGGCGCCGCAGACACCTCTGCCGTCGAACGGGAACTCCTGCCCGTCGCCACAGCAGCCCGCACCCGGGCCGCCCTGCGCACGCTCGTCCGCCCGGACCGGGGCCGGGCCGTTCTCGGGCTCGGTCTCCTGGTCGTCGCGACCGCGATCGGACTGCTCGTCCAGCCGATCCTGGGCCACATCGTCGACATCGTCGCCGACAGCCGTCCCGCCTCCGCCCTCACCCTGCCCGTGGTCCTCCTGGTGCTGGTCGCCGTGGGCCAGGGGATCACCACGACGTTCGGGCTGACCCAGGTGGCCCGCCTCGGCGAGACCGTACTGGCCCGCCTGCGCGAGCAGTTCGTCGACCGCGCGCTCCAACTCCCCGCCGACCGCCTGGAACGCGCCGGCTCCGGGGACCTCACCGCCCGCGTCACCGGCGACGTCGCCCGGGTCGCCGAGGCGGTCCGCTCGGCGCTGCCCGAGATGGCCCGCTCGGTCCTCGCCATCGTGCTCACCCTCGTGGCCATGGCACTGCTGGACGTACGGTTCCTGCTGGCGGCTCTCCTCGCCGTACCCGTGCAAGTGCTCACCGCGCGCTGGTACGTACGCCGGGCCGTCTCCCTCTACGCCGAACAGCGCGTCGCCAACGGCGCCCAGCAGCAACAGCTCCTGGAGACCATCGGCGGCGCGGCGACCGTACGGGGCCATCAGCTCGAGAGGGAGCACACGGAGCGCACCGCGGGGCGCTCCCGCAAGGCGGTCCAACTGACCATGCGCAGCGTGGACCTGGTCCTCGGCTTCTACCAGCGCCTGCACATCGCCGAGTACATCGGCCTGGCCGCCGTACTCGTCACCGGATACCTCCTCGTCGACGACGGGGCGGTCTCGGTGGGCACGGCGACGGCCGCCGCCCTCTACTTCCACAGCCTCTTCGGACCGGTCAACGCCGCACTGGTGCTCCTGGACGACGCGCAGTCGGCGGCGGCCGGACTCGCGCGGCTGGTCGGGGTGACCGATCTGGGCGAGGACCAGGGAGCTGACGGACAGCGGACCGTACCCGCAGCGGCAGGCGCCGCCGTCACCGTGAATGCCGTGAGTCACGCCTACGGGTCCGGCCGCCCCGTCCTGCACCAGGTCTCCCTCGCCCTCGGGCAGGGCGAGCACGTGGCGCTGGTCGGCACCAGCGGGGCCGGAAAATCCACCCTCGCCCGCCTCGTCGCCGGCGTCCAGCAGCCCACCGAGGGCACGGTCACCGTGACGGGCCACGGCGAGACCACGTCCGTCGCCCTGGTCACCCAGGAAGTCCATGTCTTCACCGGGACGCTCGCCGACGACCTCCGTCTCGCCTCGCCAGGCGCCACCGACGACGAACTGCGCACCGCTCTCACCACGGTGCACGCGCTGCGCTGGGCCGAGGCGCTGCCGGAAGGCCTCGCCACCGTCGTCGGCGAGGGCGGCCACCGTCTCGACCCCGCCCGCGCCCAGCAACTCGCCCTC
The sequence above is drawn from the Streptomyces sp. NBC_01465 genome and encodes:
- a CDS encoding ABC transporter ATP-binding protein; this encodes MGAVESGRGVIRRAVAGQRRDVVVGSVLGAAHQTGEALVPVLIGLIVDRAVVRPDGGALAGWLVVLAAVYAVLSFGFRFGCKAGERAAEQAAHELRLDLVGRVLAPHGGAEAGRPPGALVNVATEDARRVGALNMALTLGIAAVVGVVAGAVLLLRASLPLGLLVLVGAPVLMALGHFLARPLEHRSEAEQERAAHASGVAADLIAGIRVLKGLRAERAAVDRYRDTSQASLAANVRAARAEALQTGLMLTLTGSFIALVALVGGRLVLNDTIGLGALVSAVGLALFLPGPIGMLAWVGAEFAKARASAARIADVLSAPGETAGGTAEVGSPVTGELRLHGLGHGALHSVDLTVRPGEHLGIVVTDPAHATVLLNCLARRCDPDRGRVELDGVPLAELAPASLRSALLVAEHDAQLFDGTLMDNVTAAAPPGADPRPAMDAAAVDEVASALPGGTDGRVGERGSSLSGGQRQRVALARALTADRSVLVVHDPTTAVDAATEARIAAGIRRARADRTTVLITSSPALLAATDRVVLIDGGTVTAEAPHEDLVRNHPVYRAAVLT
- a CDS encoding ABC transporter ATP-binding protein yields the protein MTTVSGIPALPDSDSDTVTEGAADTSAVERELLPVATAARTRAALRTLVRPDRGRAVLGLGLLVVATAIGLLVQPILGHIVDIVADSRPASALTLPVVLLVLVAVGQGITTTFGLTQVARLGETVLARLREQFVDRALQLPADRLERAGSGDLTARVTGDVARVAEAVRSALPEMARSVLAIVLTLVAMALLDVRFLLAALLAVPVQVLTARWYVRRAVSLYAEQRVANGAQQQQLLETIGGAATVRGHQLEREHTERTAGRSRKAVQLTMRSVDLVLGFYQRLHIAEYIGLAAVLVTGYLLVDDGAVSVGTATAAALYFHSLFGPVNAALVLLDDAQSAAAGLARLVGVTDLGEDQGADGQRTVPAAAGAAVTVNAVSHAYGSGRPVLHQVSLALGQGEHVALVGTSGAGKSTLARLVAGVQQPTEGTVTVTGHGETTSVALVTQEVHVFTGTLADDLRLASPGATDDELRTALTTVHALRWAEALPEGLATVVGEGGHRLDPARAQQLALARLVLADPAVAVLDEATAEAGSAGARDLERSAEAALAGRTALIVAHRLTQAVAADRIVVLESGRVVESGTHDELRDAGGPYATLWQAWSGSRSTTHS